The genomic stretch CCAATGTGCCCTACTCTCTCCCTTTAAGGGTTTCTGGGATTTATCCCAAATGTGCTCTTTTTCACTGGGATTCACACAACTTGTGTTCTCGCATTTAAATTTTCTCTCTGTTAGATTAGATATCTGTTTTGGAACCTCGATTGATTTCAaagttttctttcttttttaattgcACCTTTGTAGCTTCAGTTTTCCATTTCTGGTTATAATTTGGTTGTACTGAGCTTGTGTTTGTGTATGTTAATTGTTGTTTTGTAGATAAACTTGACTTATTCACCTAAATATTGGGAGTTAGGGACCTATTTATTTGGTTATTAAGGCATGGTCTTGCTAATGATTAGTAAATTCCAAATTGGGTCTGACTGCTACTAATTCGTGGTTTTATATTATCTGTATGTTGGTTAAGGGcccaaatatttttattagcgATCTTGCATTTGATGAAACTGGTCAAAAGGAAATTTGGTTAGGATAGTTAAATTGAAATCTGTTTGGTTTGCAAAACTTGTTTCTGTCAGGCAACCATGAGAGGAATTCTTTCTCTGAAGAGGGCAGCTTTGGCTTCCCGTCATAGCGAGAAGTTGGGTGTCAGTTTCAGATTGCTTAGCACTCAGGCTGCATCAAATGCTAGCACACCACAGCCTCCTCCACCACCTCCACCTCCAGAGAAAACCCATTTTGGTGGACTCAAGGATGAGGACAGGATTTTTACCAACTTATATGGGTTGCACGATCCTTTTCTTAAAGGTGCTATGAAGCGGGGTGACTGGTATCGCACCAAAGACCTGGTACTTAAGGGCACTGATTGGATTGTGAATGAAATGAAGAAGTCTGGCCTCCGTGGACGTGGTGGTGCTGGTTTTCCTTCTGGACTAAAATGGTCATTCATGCCAAAAACATCTGATGGACGCCCTTCCTATCTTGTTGTCAATGCTGATGAAAGTGAACCTGGGACTTGCAAAGACAGGGAAATTATGAGGCATGACCCACATAAGTTGCTAGAGGGTTGCTTGATTGCTGGAGTGGGAATGAGGGCTAGTGCTGCTTACATTTATATTCGGGGTGAATATGTGAATGAACGTATAAAtcttgaaaaggctaggaaagAGGCTTATGCAGCTGGTTTGTTGGGTAAGAATGCTTGCGGCTCAGGCTATGACTTTGATGTTCATATACACTATGGCGCTGGTGCTTATATTTGTGGCGAGGAaactgccctcttggagagcctTGAAGGAAAACAAGGTAAACCAAGATTGAAGCCGCCTTTCCCAGCCAATGCAGGATTGTATGGCTGTCCCACAACCGTGACAAATGTGGAAACTGTGGCTGTTTCTCCAACCATCCTTAGGCGTGGGCCAGAATGGTTTGCCAGTTTTGGTAGGAAGAACAACTCCGGGACGAAATTGTTTTGTGTGTCTGGACATGTGAACAAACCTTGCACTGTTGAAGAAGAAATGAGTATACCACTGAAGGAGTTAATAGAGAGACACTGTGGAGGTGTTAGAGGAGGATGGGATAATTTACTTGCAGTAATTCCTGGAGGATCATCtgttcccttgattccaaagaatATCTGTGATGATGTGTTGATGGATTACGATGCATTGAAGGCTGTCCAGACTGGATTGGGAACTGCCGCTGTGATTGTGATGGATAAATCAACTGATGTTGTGGATGCCATTGCGAGGCTTTCTTACTTCTACAAGCATGAGAGCTGTGGGCAGTGTACACCATGCAGGGAGGGAACAGGATGGCTTTGGATGATCATGGAAAGAATGAAAGTTGGGAATGCAAAGCTAGAAGAAATTGATATGCTTCAGGAGGTGACTAAGCAAATTGAAGGACACACCATCTGTGCATTGGGTGATGCCGCTGCATGGCCAGTGCAGGGTCTTATCAGGCATTTTAGGCCAGAACTTGAGAAGAGGATTAGGGAGCGAGCAGAAAGGGAGTTGCTGCAAGCTACTGGTTAGGCATATGTTAAGGTTGTTGCTTAAATCTTATTTTATCACTTATTTTTAGTTTCTTTGAAGTAAATGTATTTTCTCCTTTACTAGTTATAATTCTAAAGGTCTAGGATTGAAAACAAGAGAAAAACACAAGGGTGAAGGGTTAGGTgttaaaacataaaattaggGGTAAAGTTTCATGGATGAGCTTTATGTCTTAAATTGTGGGGTTAGACACAAATAGTTCCCGTAACTGGTTAACCATGGTATTTAAGTCTTCTGTTTGTTGTTCTTCTGTATGGAAAGTAATTAGATGAAAGCAAATGCTTGTCAATCTACGGGTTTTCTTTTTCCTTAAATTCCCATTCTATGGTTTCATAATAACACTGCCTATTAATATCATACAGAACTCAAATGCACCCATTTTTATACATGGATCatattttctttgatttcaagGCTTGGATTTCTCATGAGTTGCATGTTGAATGGAAATATCTTTGTTATTTTCTATGGTTAATctgtttatcttttatttgcTTAACATTCACTTCTCACCAAAGTGTCCAATAGCCAGTTAGTTGTGGAATGTGGGCTATATCATGATTTCATTCatttgttttttcttgctttctatctttattttttttcccttttttggTTATCTTGGATTTCTGTAATTCGCTCTGCTagtgtttgtgaaaaatttTCATGTTATACTATAGGAAAACTTTCAAGTGTACCGGTACACTGGTGTTTCAGTAAATTTTAACCGGtgatcttaattataaaaaaagatatataatatatataattaagatcaaCGGTTAAAATTTACTGAAACCCCAGTGTACCGATATACTTGAAAGCTTTCCTATACTATAATACTGACATTGGTGAAAGAGTTTCAGCCATGCTAAGgaacattttttattatgatGCGCCTATAATGTGTATTTGTGTTTATGTTGACGAATTTTCCTTGTAATATCTGTAGGTAAACAATGCTGGTAGAtagcaaaaattaaaataaggcTGTGCGTTTTGATTCGGAAATATAGGGCAGCTCAAGTCCTCTGGTTTCATCAACTTTCGTTTACTTTAATGCTGTGGCAGACTTGTTCTTGTGCCAGAAAAGAAAAATGTCTGAGCAAGTATAAAATTTGTTTCCTGAACTTGTGTTGTCATTTGGCACATTTTCatgtaatttttttcaaataatatatatacactGTTGTTGACTTTGTTAAGCATTTCATGATCATGTTTATTGTTTATCAATGAGTGATGAGCGATATCTTCAGCAAAATCACCATGCTAAGGTTTTTCTGGGATTTAAATTGTTCCCGTCATTAAACATTTTTGAGATTTGTGTTGATTAATGTTTATATGGAATAAAACTTGATGATAGGAGATTAATAATTTTGAGCTAGACTTCTTTTTCTTGGGCTTAAATAtcattaatttattatcattCGGTTGCCTTTGCATTAGGAAAGAGATatagattttgaatttcttttttCCGCTCAAGTATAGATTTTGAAgttaaaaaaagaagagagaggtTGGTTGCCTGATTGGTAAAGAAATGCCAaacaaaagatttaaaaaacaGAAACAAAAATGTGAATATTATGTGTAAATCTATAGTATAATTTAAAGGCTTTTGGTGATAATTAATACTGAAATTCTTATCTAAACATGATAATGAATTGATGCTAAGCTTTACGGGTAGAGTTTATAACAATTACAGGTATG from Arachis stenosperma cultivar V10309 chromosome 9, arast.V10309.gnm1.PFL2, whole genome shotgun sequence encodes the following:
- the LOC130948806 gene encoding NADH dehydrogenase [ubiquinone] flavoprotein 1, mitochondrial — its product is MRGILSLKRAALASRHSEKLGVSFRLLSTQAASNASTPQPPPPPPPPEKTHFGGLKDEDRIFTNLYGLHDPFLKGAMKRGDWYRTKDLVLKGTDWIVNEMKKSGLRGRGGAGFPSGLKWSFMPKTSDGRPSYLVVNADESEPGTCKDREIMRHDPHKLLEGCLIAGVGMRASAAYIYIRGEYVNERINLEKARKEAYAAGLLGKNACGSGYDFDVHIHYGAGAYICGEETALLESLEGKQGKPRLKPPFPANAGLYGCPTTVTNVETVAVSPTILRRGPEWFASFGRKNNSGTKLFCVSGHVNKPCTVEEEMSIPLKELIERHCGGVRGGWDNLLAVIPGGSSVPLIPKNICDDVLMDYDALKAVQTGLGTAAVIVMDKSTDVVDAIARLSYFYKHESCGQCTPCREGTGWLWMIMERMKVGNAKLEEIDMLQEVTKQIEGHTICALGDAAAWPVQGLIRHFRPELEKRIRERAERELLQATG